In Felis catus isolate Fca126 chromosome A2, F.catus_Fca126_mat1.0, whole genome shotgun sequence, the following proteins share a genomic window:
- the JAGN1 gene encoding protein jagunal homolog 1 — MASRAGPRAAGTDGSDFQHRERVAMHYQMSVTLKYEIKKLIYVHLVIWLLLVAKMSVGHLRLLSHDQVAMPYQWEYPYLLSIVPSLLGLFSFPRNNISYLVLSMISMGLFSIAPLIYGSMEMFPAAQQLYRHGKAYRFLFGFSAVSVMYLVLVLAVQVHAWQLYYSKKLLDSWFTSTQEKKRK, encoded by the exons ATGGCATCTCGGGCAGGCCCGCGAGCGGCCGGTACCGACGGCAGCGACTTTCAGCACCGGGAGCGCGTCGCCATGCACTACCAGATGAG TGTGACCCTCAAGTATGAAATCAAGAAGCTGATCTACGTGCATCTGGTCATATGGCTGCTGCTGGTTGCCAAGATGAGTGTGGGACACCTGAGGCTATTGTCGCATGACCAGGTGGCCATGCCCTATCAGTGGGAATATCCGTATTTGCTGAGCATTGTGCCCTCTCTCTTGggcctcttctccttccctcgaAACAACATTAGCTACCTGGTGCTCTCCATGATCAGCATGGGGCTCTTTTCCATAGCTCCTCTCATTTATGGCAGCATGGAGATGTTCCCTGCTGCACAGCAGCTCTACCGCCATGGAAAGGCTTACCGCTTCCTCTTTGGTTTTTCTGCCGTCTCTGTCATGTACCTGGTGTTGGTGCTGGCAGTCCAAGTGCATGCCTGGCAGTTATACTACAGCAAGAAGCTCCTAGACTCTTGGTTCACCAGCACACAGGAGAAGAAGCGTAAATGA